The sequence TTATTTATCACAACACCTTTTCTGAGGCCTGTTGAAGGAACAGAACTAATGCTTTGAATCATTACTCTGTTTGAATTTTTTTCAGCTACAACTGCACATATCTTTGTTGTCCCTACATCAAGCCCTACTACAATGTTTTCCTGTTTCATTGTGCTACCTTATAATCTAAAGGTTTTAAGATTGCCTTGTTATTAAACCTTAAATCAATATAATCGACAGGTATCCTTAGATTTTTTATATCATTCTCCAGTTGTAAAAACCTTTCAAGTTTTTCTTCATAGTCTCCCGCGCCAATCTTTACAATAGTTCCATCAATGTTAGCAGTAAGTTCATGCGGCTTCTGTGTATTAATCACGATATTGTCTCGTTCAGATACAAATCCAGTTTTATGCATCAATTTCACGAGCTTCATCGCTTCTATAAATCCGTCTTTCTGAGTAAAAGGATCGCCTGTAACAATCGGAAGAAAAGGTATTGAATCACCTCTTAACTCCTCAAGGAATTTTCCGTTTTCATCCATTAGAAAAAGATGTCCGTTCATATCAAGAAGTGCAACAGGCACTGATTCTTCAACCATAATTATCAGAGTATCAGGAAATCCCTTACGAATCATGACGCTCTTTATCCATGGAGACTTGAGTAATCGCTCGCTTAATGATTTGTTTGAAATAATAAGCATCCCCTCATTCATCTGAACACCTGCAAGCGTCTCGAGTTCATCGTCTGTCAGATGTTTATTCCCTATAAAAACAATATTTCTTACAGGGAAAAGTAGACTTTGCGGACTCAATGATACGTAACTGTAAATGAAGATTGCGATGGAAAAAATAAATATAAAAACAGCAATATTCCTTATCATCCAGCCTAATCTTTTTCCTTTATTCATTTTCTCCAATCTATTGATTTTCATACATCTATACCTTTAAGTATTTCCTCGATTAATCCTGAAAAATCATAGCCTGCTAATTTTGCAATCTTTGGCAAAAGACTTGTCTCGGTCATTCCTGGTATTGTATTAACTTCAAGAACATAAGGATTACCTTCAGTATCAATTCTCAGATCAACCCTTGTAGCACCTTTACAACCAATTGCTCTATGCGCATTAAGGGCAATTTCTTCTGCTTTTTGATATGTAATATTGTTTATTTCAGGAGGAAGTATATACTCTGTGAGTCCCGCTGTATATTTTGCTTCATAATTATAAAATTCAAGAGAAGGTCTTACCTCAACACCGCCAAGCACTTCATTATTTAATATCCCTATATGCACCTCTTTGCCTTCTATAAACTTTTCGACAATAACCCTTGAGCTATGTAGAAATGCTTTCTTTAATGCATCTTTCAGATTCGTATCATCTTTTACTATACTTACACCAATACTCGAACCTTCTGTTGCAGGCTTAACAACCCATGGCAAAGGAAAGTTAATTTTTCGAAACCCTTGCATCTTATCAATAACAATAAAATCAGGTACTGGTATATTGTGATAAAGGAAAATCTTTTTCGAAGCTTCTTTATCCATAGCCAGTGCTGATGCGAGCACACCCGAACCGGTGTAAGGTATACCGAGCACGTCGAGTAAACCCTGTATTGATCCGTTCTCACCAAAACCACCATGCAGAACAAGGAATACAATCTCTACGCGCTCTCTTTCCAATACAGCACAAATATCCTTACCAACATCTATAGAAATTACATCATAATTCAACCGCTTAAGCGCATTATATACAGCACTCCCGCTCCGCAAAGACACCTCTCTTTCAGCGGATGTTCCTCCCATTAATACACCTATCCTTTTATCCTTTAACATCTCTCCCGATAATTTTTATTTCCGGTTCGAGTATAATTTTTGTCTTTTTTCTAACTGCATCCGAAACCTTTTGCATCAATTTTATAAAATCAGATGCTTTTGCACGTCCTTTATTGATAAAAAAATTTGCATGAACATTGCTTACTTCAACATCTCCAACTCTCATACCTTTACATCCTGCATCATCAATAAGCTTTCCAGCAGATAATCCAGGTGGATTTTTGAATACACATCCTGCTGATACTTCCCATATCGGTTGCTTTTCACGCTTTATTTTTAAAAATTCTTCGATTTTTGCTGAAACACTATTTACCTCTGCCTTTTTGAGTTTTATCTCCGCAGAAATAATAAGTGAAGTGGGCAGAACACCTGAACTCCTGTATCTAAATTGTAGATCTTCAGCTTTATAAGTTGTTATTTTCCCTTCATCATTCATAATATCTGCTGAAATTACAACATCTTTCA is a genomic window of Nitrospirota bacterium containing:
- a CDS encoding FtsQ-type POTRA domain-containing protein; protein product: MNKGKRLGWMIRNIAVFIFIFSIAIFIYSYVSLSPQSLLFPVRNIVFIGNKHLTDDELETLAGVQMNEGMLIISNKSLSERLLKSPWIKSVMIRKGFPDTLIIMVEESVPVALLDMNGHLFLMDENGKFLEELRGDSIPFLPIVTGDPFTQKDGFIEAMKLVKLMHKTGFVSERDNIVINTQKPHELTANIDGTIVKIGAGDYEEKLERFLQLENDIKNLRIPVDYIDLRFNNKAILKPLDYKVAQ
- a CDS encoding D-alanine--D-alanine ligase encodes the protein MLKDKRIGVLMGGTSAEREVSLRSGSAVYNALKRLNYDVISIDVGKDICAVLERERVEIVFLVLHGGFGENGSIQGLLDVLGIPYTGSGVLASALAMDKEASKKIFLYHNIPVPDFIVIDKMQGFRKINFPLPWVVKPATEGSSIGVSIVKDDTNLKDALKKAFLHSSRVIVEKFIEGKEVHIGILNNEVLGGVEVRPSLEFYNYEAKYTAGLTEYILPPEINNITYQKAEEIALNAHRAIGCKGATRVDLRIDTEGNPYVLEVNTIPGMTETSLLPKIAKLAGYDFSGLIEEILKGIDV
- the murB gene encoding UDP-N-acetylmuramate dehydrogenase; translated protein: MKNIYLKVFKQKDFFKGELKFNEMMSRHTSLKIGGPADIYAVPQDLTSLRELLVELKRAQLPFYPLGGGTNLLIKDGGIQGAIVSLRFFRRIGTLREDGIYIYLNIEAGVPLQRLVSTSAERGLTGVEGLVGIPGTAGGAICGNSGAFGYEMKDVVISADIMNDEGKITTYKAEDLQFRYRSSGVLPTSLIISAEIKLKKAEVNSVSAKIEEFLKIKREKQPIWEVSAGCVFKNPPGLSAGKLIDDAGCKGMRVGDVEVSNVHANFFINKGRAKASDFIKLMQKVSDAVRKKTKIILEPEIKIIGRDVKG